The Malus domestica chromosome 13, GDT2T_hap1 genome includes a window with the following:
- the LOC139190793 gene encoding uncharacterized protein, with translation MVWHHTLNGEYTVKYGYGVAMNLMENVALGKKGRGGPSDTSKHQQTWKKVWSLQVKDKENASDLCQDFAFGLWRLWKSRNEIVFNGIYHQPLEVLEMWRKNTSEYREALAWDSLEDCTSITKPNQEMQSSSKQWQKPSFGTIKINTDAAWCKHTMRSGMGWLGRDFAGVLQAAGGSGVGYCHSAAAAKASTIREALKMCIDHEFQQMVIEFDAKAIILMLRKEVAPDFSIECILGDIEVMARRLKVVAFNYVPRECNRSAHSVAKFVFKEDRTFTWVY, from the exons ATGGTATGGCATCACACcttgaatggtgaatatactgTTAAATATGGCTATGGAGTTGCTATGAATCTCATGGAAAATGTTGCCTTGGGAAAAAAAGGTCGTGGAGGGCCCAGTGATACCTCAAAGCATCAGCAAACTTGGAAGAAGGTCTGGAGTTTACAG GTGAAGGACAAGGAAAATGCTAGTGACTTATGTCAAGATTTTGCATTTGGCCTGTGGAGACTCTGGAAAAGCAGAAATGAGATCGTCTTTAATGGGATATACCATCAGCCATTGGAGGTCCTAGAGATGTGGAGGAAGAATACTTCTGAATATAGAGAAGCCCTGGCTTGGGATTCTCTTGAGGACTGCACATCTATTACCAAGCCTAATCAAGAAATGCAAAGCTCAAGTAAGCAATGGCAGAAACCAAGTTTCGGTACTATCAAAATCAACACCGATGCTGCCTGGTGTAAACATACTATGCGTTCTGGGATGGGATGGCTTGGACGAGACTTTGCAGGTGTCCTCCAAGCTGCCGGTGGCTCGGGAGTTGGCTACTGTCATAGCGCAGCGGCTGCTAAAGCCTCTACTATTCGTGAGGCGTTAAAGATGTGTATCGACCACGAGTTTCAGCAGATGGttattgaatttgatgctaaggCTATAATCTTGATGCTAAGGAAAGAAGTGGCTCCTGACTTTAGTATTGAATGCATTCTTGGTGATATCGAGGTTATGGCGCGAAGATTGAAGGTTGTGGCTTTTAACTATGTGCCTAGAGAGTGCAATCGCTCGGCTCACTCGGTGGCCAAATTTGTGTTTAAGGAGGATCGAACTTTCACATGGGTGTATTGA
- the LOC103433714 gene encoding uncharacterized protein — protein sequence MSNKSPIFPMPQPQHFSDYGFDPQVDYFQVLEEARRHKREKTRSIDSKHFKLQKRISKDDSRKPHHNKTNKKRWWKSAMLFFKWNKLTPHHHHHHVSAIRGGDEDVHHARAKAFRGSICGPVYITESRSGSCTPCLSTSRPSSRALAGTMSPASKDEMGIPYLNLRELNMEQQQHRNSTSAVPIYLVT from the exons CGGCTTCGACCCCCAAGTCGACTACTTTCAG gtttTGGAGGAAGCAAGGAGGCACAAGCGGGAGAAGACGAGATCCATAGACTCCAAACACTTCAAGCTCCAAAAGCGCATCTCAAAAGACGACTCCAGAAAGCCCCACCACAACAAAACCAATAAGAAGCGCTGGTGGAAAAGCGCTATGCTTTTCTTCAAATGGAACAAGCTGACacctcaccaccaccaccaccatgtcTCCGCCATCCGCGGCGGCGATGAAGATGTTCACCACGCCAGGGCCAAAGCCTTCCGGGGATCGATTTGTGGGCCGGTTTATATCACTGAGAGCAGAAGCGGGTCGTGCACTCCTTGCCTGAGTACTAGCCGGCCGTCGTCTCGGGCGCTCGCCGGGACTATGTCTCCGGCGAGTAAGGATGAGATGGGCATTCCTTACCTGAACCTGAGGGAGCTTAACATGGAGCAGCAGCAACATAGGAACTCTACCTCTGCCGTGCCTATATATTTGGTTACTTAA